The sequence below is a genomic window from Lolium perenne isolate Kyuss_39 chromosome 4, Kyuss_2.0, whole genome shotgun sequence.
ACATTCAGAATCACAAAAGGGAGATCGACGAGTTTCTCCATCAACTTCTCTGCAAGTGCAAGGTAAACCAATCTTCCTAGTAGCTCCCAAGTATCTAGGCGGAAACCAAACTTAGTTTGCACCTTGATACTTTGAATAAACCATCCTGAGATTTTTTTTAAAGTGTCGtagtagcccccaagcgtcatgTCGGAAGAATTTCCGGCATTGATACTTCGAAAAGAGCTACACTTATTTATGTGCAATTAGAACTTATCCTAACTTTGTTACTGGTGTAGGAACAACAAGCGCTGCACTATGAGCTCCATAAGGACATCTCTTTGCAGCGCCGCGTCACTCTCAGTCAAGCGGATCAAATTCACGATGCTAAGGAGATGATTGCGGAACTGGAGAAAATGCTGGCGGAAGCAGTGGCGGCGCCAGGAAATGGCGCCTGGGTATTCCGCCCAAAAAAAATTTTTGCTCTAAATTTAGTATATGAATCAAACACCGCAATACTATCAATATATGAATAAAACAACACTAGCATGACAACAATATCAATATTTCAATTTATAAGCCCATAACGACATGAATACATAGGTACCTTTTGATTGATAAAGTGATGATGTTCCATCTTACATTATAACTTTACGCTTGCCTTTTTGGAAGAgattgatgatatcctcatcctTTACTTGCCTGAAGAAATCTCTCTCAACAAATGTAACCATACAATAGTTCAAATAGTCATCACCCATTTTGTTCCTTAGCTTATTCTTCAAATAGCTCATTGAAGAGAACATTCTTTCAACACTAGCAGTGGCTACTGGTAGAATCAATACCAACTTAAGAAGCTTGTAAACAATATGATATTGTTCATGCTTCTTTGTCTTGACAAGCATAACTGATAGCTCAGACAgatttttcaagttttgaaatctttCATCTCTACGCAAATTAGCAACATACATGTTTAGTTGCCATGGAAGCCTTGCTAGTTCATCTCTTGTAAAATCAGAAGCATAAAACTTTGTAGCAAGCTTAACCAACTTCTCTTGATCATAAGCAGCAAATAGATGAAGTGGACTAAATGATGCCATGCAAATAAGTAGCTCTGTGTTTACCTCATCAAATATGCCATTAGTTTTTTCAGGCCATTAGCATTACCTTTCATGTTACTAGCTCCATCATATCCTTGCCCACGCACCATTGCAAAGGTCAAATTGTAATTCATAAGAATTTTCTGAATTGCGGTTTTCAGTGTCAAAGAGGTAGTATCTTCAACATGAGCAAGACCAAGGAATCTTTCAACCGCCCTTCCTTTCTTATCAATGTAACGCAAGCAAACAGCCAACTGCTCATTCTGATACACATCACTAGACTCATCTGCAAGTATTGAAAAATGACCACCATCAAGTTCTTCAATGAGTAGTTTAGTAGTCTCTTTTGCACAACATTCTATCACCTCTTGTTGTATATCATGGTGAATCATCCTGCAGTTCCGTGGAGCATTCTTGAGAACAACTCTGTTAACCTCTTCAAAATTTCCTGCTAGCCAATTTAGAAGCTCAAGAAAATTTCCTTTGTTTAGTGAGTCTTCACTTTCATCATGTCCTCTAAATGCCAAGCCTTGGTGCAACAGATATCTCACACACTTGAGTGTCCATGTCAAACGCTGTTTATACAAAGCCTTGTATTGTGTGGTGTTTGAAGCAATAGACTCCCGAATTGATGTTTGTGGTGAATTGAACCTATCATACTTCTCTTGAGCTTCAGCATCAGCACTACTAACCTCACCTTCATGTTTCTTCAATCTCTTCTTCATGTTCCAGTTATTAAATCCCTTCTTCACAAAAGCATCTCCACCGAGATATCTTGTTTTATCCTTGAATAAATAGCAAACAAAGCAACAAGCTCTTTCTTTTTCCACACTATACTCAATCCATGGAAAGTCTTTAAACCAAACAGCGCAAAAGCGACGCTCTCTTCCACCTTTATTTGTAAACTCAAATTTATGATTCTTTGGTTGACATGGCCCCATCTCAATAAATCTCCTTCTTACTCTATCTTGATCATTGACATCATACATAGAGATGGGAATCCGCTTTCCAGGATCATGTTCGagtgccttgatacgtctccaacgtatcgataatttcttatgttccatgctacttttatgatgatacacacatgttttatacatactttatgtcatatttatgcattttctggcactaacctattaacgagatgccgaagagccagttgttgttttctgctgtttttggtttcacaaatcctagtaaggaaatattctcggaattggacgaaatcaacgcccaggggcttacttttccacgaagcttccagaagaccgaaagggaaacgaagtggggcgacgaggcgtcgccacactagggcggcgcgacccaaggggggcccgcgtggccctagcgtgtggccccctcgtcagccctccgactccgcccttctacctacttaaagtcttcgtcgataataactccagtaccgagagccacgatacggaaaaccttccagagacgccgccgccgccaatcccatctcgggggattcaggagatcgcctccggcaccctgccggagaggggaatcatctcctggaggactcttcaccgccatggtcgcctccggagtgatgtgtgagtagttcacccctggactatgggtccatagcagtagctagatggtcgtcttctcctaattgtgttatcattgttggatcttgtgagctgcctaacatgatcacgatcatctatttgtaatgctacatgttgcgtttgttgggatccgatgaatatggaatactatgctatattgattatcaatttatctatgtgttgtttatgatcttgcatgctctccgttattagtagaggctctggccaagtcgttacttgtaactccaagagggagtatttatgctcgatagtgggttcatgcctccattaaatctgggacagtgacagaaagttctaaggttgtggatgtgctgttgccactagggataaaacatcaatgctatgtctaaggatgtatttgttgattacattacgcaccatacttaatgcaattgtctgttgtttgcaacttaatactggagggggttcggatgataacctgaaggtggactttttaggcatagatgcatgctggatagcggtctatgtactttgtcgtaatgccaattaaatctcacaatactcaccataacatgtatgtgcatggtcatgccctctttatttgtcaattgcccaactgtaatttgttcacccaacatgctatttatcttatgggagagacaccactagtgaactatggaccccggtccattctttacatcgaatacaatcaactacaatactcgctctactgttttctgcaaacatcatcatccatactatacatctaatcctttgttacagcaagccagtgagattgacaacctcactgtcacgttggggcaaactaatttggttgtgttgtgcaggttccacgttggcgccggaatccctggtgttgcgccgcactacactccgcc
It includes:
- the LOC127347561 gene encoding uncharacterized protein, translated to MEHKKLSIRWRRIKALEHDPGKRIPISMYDVNDQDRVRRRFIEMGPCQPKNHKFEFTNKGGRERRFCAVWFKDFPWIEYSVEKERACCFVCYLFKDKTRYLGGDAFVKKGFNNWNMKKRLKKHEGEVSSADAEAQEKYDRFNSPQTSIRESIASNTTQYKALYKQRLTWTLKCVRYLLHQGLAFRGHDESEDSLNKGNFLELLNWLAGNFEEVNRVVLKNAPRNCRMIHHDIQQEVIECCAKETTKLLIEELDGGHFSILADESSDVYQNEQLAVCLRYIDKKGRAVERFLGLAHVEDTTSLTLKTAIQKILMNYNLTFAMVRGQGYDGASNMKGNANGLKKLMAYLMR